Proteins encoded by one window of Mastacembelus armatus chromosome 23, fMasArm1.2, whole genome shotgun sequence:
- the btg1 gene encoding protein BTG1 produces MHTLCARGTMKPEINAAVGFLSRFLRVKGHVNDRQVQTFSQSLQDILAEQYKHHWFPDRPCKGSGYRCIRINHKMDPLVWQAGQRIGLTIQQLYLLLPSELTLWVDPFEVSYRIGEDGSICVLYESQPGPVGMPAAATANSPSGNSGSVSPMVDSHISCKEELMVLGRTSPSKAYNMMTVSS; encoded by the exons ATGCATACCCTTTGTGCCCGGGGAACGATGAAACCAGAGATCAACGCCGCCGTCGGATTTCTGTCGAGATTTCTGAGGGTAAAAGGACACGTAAACGATCGACAGGTCCAAACGTTCAGCCAAAGCTTACAGGACATCTTGGCAG aGCAATATAAACACCACTGGTTCCCAGACAGGCCCTGCAAGGGTTCCGGTTATCGCTGCATTCGCATCAACCACAAGATGGACCCACTGGTGTGGCAGGCAGGCCAGCGTATTGGCCTGACCATCCAGCAACTCTACCTGCTGCTGCCCAGTGAGCTCACGCTCTGGGTGGACCCCTTCGAGGTGTCCTACCGCATCGGTGAGGACGGCTCCATCTGCGTCCTGTACGAGTCGCAGCCCGGCCCTGTAGGAATGCCAGCAGCCGCAACCGCCAACTCCCCCTCAGGAAACAGCGGGTCGGTCAGCCCTATGGTGGACAGTCACATCAGCTGCAAGGAGGAACTGATGGTGCTGGGCAGAACCAGTCCCTCCAAAGCTTACAATATGATGACTGTGTCCAGTTAA